A region from the Aegilops tauschii subsp. strangulata cultivar AL8/78 chromosome 5, Aet v6.0, whole genome shotgun sequence genome encodes:
- the LOC109739492 gene encoding uncharacterized protein isoform X2, with product MEDSIGGLAQTILDALSAAQLQAWIHQAGLGHDMEMLEMELEIVDMGYAAVRERLTGNKEPLVRSLARLKDLLYDADDLVDDLDFYRLLDRPTAGGSSVVRHEDTPIQSTYADLFIDSPTTDSSDNALGEQEDIFGAVQVHEKSTGDMDIVSSQVGKRRLSAISEHYELVDQDGNDCRVKCIHCGSEPMVGCGLSQSQLRRHIKTVHYENKKRAAEFSNDTHNALREQEDIFGAVLVDKKSRRDINIQSRQGGKMRSPVWKHFVISETDENNRPVKAKCVHCDSELNCGPKHGTSGLKRHIRSAGCTKKKEAADQPLTPSSADGIENVETVAIGDSHSRKRIRMDDESTCGAKPETHLWNKAGFLQRIKEITRRLQDISGFLSKVLKLHGSDFVASSNRYRSITSDQHLRTSSVVPRKVYGRVTEKDYIIKFMTEDKPDGSYVLPIVGSAGVGKTALAQLVYNDPTIAEHFEQRIWVSVSNNFDELRLSREILDCVSQQTHAGLCSFAKLQEVLKMHITSKRVLLILDDVWDDFNFRRWSQLLAPLQCNTKGTVILLTTQKLSVAQIVGTVEPIKLRSLPYDDFWLLFKSCAFGDENYERNQNLSIIGLQIVKKLKGNPLAAATVGKLLRRSLTIDHWYNILKNEDWKSVQLSGGIMSALKLSYDQLPYNLQQCFSFCSLFPEKYQFLDEELVQIWIAQGFVKCDNSSKTLEEKGFDYLADLVNLGFFQQVEREETDPNSQPCYIMCDLMHDLAREVSRTEFATIDGVQYCEMLPTIRHLSIVSDSGYNTDQHENIPRSKKLEKKMLAGCTSLRKLRTLVFIAHYDMFFYKLFQDILRQAHNLRLLQISAASAGLNPLLCSSVNFTHLRYLKVEAADGLGALPQILSKFCHLQVLHVGSCTKPTIPVRIDHIVGLRHLVTEEGAYSSIANIGNLTSLQELPNFVVQNSSGFEITQLQSMKELVRLGVSHLENVKTREEAYGAGLREKHHLKELHLSWEVALSDDEYRRDMSSCTDQLSAEVIEGFEPHNNLKHLWISGYNGNLSPSWLANSISLQTLHIEGCGKLEILPSFEQLPFLRKLKLTEMPSMTEVSIPSLEELVLIQMPKLERFSCISTKDLNSNLRVLKIQRCPAMNIFPLFQSSQKFKIEQKSWLPSLRELTIHGCPNLLVSHPLPPSTTISKLSIVDVPTLPRIEISPGDTLTIGSRSEGYDNFDPSSDVMTILDCKILAFHNLRGLRYLRIDGCQNLVSISFTGLGELISLRSLEICSCRKLFSSNVIPEHTREDVTAAKCNSLPSLVTLRIKCCGIAGKWLSLMLGYMQALEELFLEDCPGITQLAEEEENIQSYGFSSSGDPDDTLLTSSAQDGIFCLSLNLMSSLKKISIREFPHQVFCRKNEDLSRFTCLEKLTIWGCPRLLSSLVDKYENDDQMNGRWLLPKSLEELEIRGDSPGMLQPCFLGNLTCLKKLQVWFSPSLRSLQLHNCTTLEELVIGNCGSLAAVEGLQLLGSLKYFKVFRSPGVIPCLENLSRQGYALFPGLERLVFDGPSVFIMSVCKQLTSLQYLQLENWEFVTRLTEEQERGLQLLKSLQELEFWDCSYDLKYLPAALHSLPSLKRLKISGCLGISRLPEQGLPLSLKQLDISNCSKVFNDHCKSLETGNVKVNIVGNTQTA from the exons TAGTCAGACACGAGGATACACCCATACAATCTACATACGCCGACCTGTTCATCGACTCCCCTACTACAGATTCGTCAG ATAATGCTTTGGGTGAGCAGGAAGACATATTTGGGGCAGTCCAAGTCCATGAGAAATCGACCGGAGATATGGATATAGTGAGTAGCCAGGTTGGCAAGAGGCGATTGTCTGCAATATCTGAACACTATGAGCTCGtggatcaagatggaaatgattgTCGAGTCAAATGTATTCACTGTGGCTCAGAGCCGATGGTTGGCTGTGGATTGAGCCAATCACAATTGAGGCGCCATATAAAGACTGTACATTATGAGAATAAAAAAAGAGCTGCTGAATTTTCGAATGACACACATAATGCTCTTAGAGAGCAGGAAGACATATTTGGTGCAGTGCTAGTCGATAAGAAATCAAGGAGAGATATAAATATACAGAGTAGGCAGGGTGGCAAGATGCGGTCTCCGGTCTGGAAGCACTTTGTGATATCCGAAACTGATGAAAACAATAGGCCTGTGAAAGCCAAATGTGTTCACTGTGACTCAGAGCTGAATTGTGGACCCAAACATGGGACATCAGGTTTGAAACGCCATATCCGTAGTGCAGGTTGTACAAAGAAAAAAGAAGCAGCTGACCAGCCACTAACCCCTTCAAG CGCTGATGGTATAGAAAATGTTGAAACAGTTGCCATTGGTGATTCACACAGCAGAAAAAGGATTAGAATGGATGATGAGTCAACATGCGGGGCCAAACCTGAAACACACCTTTGGAACAAGGCTGGATTTTTGCAAAGGATAAAAGAAATAACTCGCCGGTTACAAGACATATCGGGGTTTCTGAGTAAGGTTCTCAAGTTACATGGTTCAGATTTTGTTGCAAGCTCAAATCGCTATCGAAGTATAACATCAGATCAACACctaagaacatcaagtgttgttCCAAGGAAAGTTTATGGAAGAGTTACAGAGAAGGACTACATCATAAAGTTCATGACGGAAGACAAACCTGATGGTTCATATGTTCTTCCTATTGTAGGCAGTGCAGGAGTTGGAAAGACTGCTCTTGCTCAGCTTGTATACAATGATCCAACCATCGCAGAGCACTTTGAACAAAGGATATGGGTTTCAGTGTCTAACAACTTCGATGAGCTGAGACTCTCTAGAGAGATCTTAGATTGTGTCTCTCAGCAAACACATGCAGGGCTATGCAGCTTTGCCAAGCTTCAGGAGGTCTTGAAGATGCATATCACATCAAAGAGGGTTCTGCTTATTTTGGATGATGTTTGGGATGACTTTAACTTCCGCAGATGGAGCCAACTATTAGCTCCTTTGCAGTGTAACACAAAGGGTACTGTGATTCTTTTGACAACTCAAAAATTGTCTGTTGCACAAATTGTTGGTACAGTTGAACCAATTAAGTTGCGTAGTTTACCATATGATGATTTTTGGTTATTATTTAAATCATGTGCATTTGGTGATGAGAACTATGAAAGGAATCAAAATCTTAGCATCATTGGATTGCAAATAGTAAAGAAGTTAAAGGGAAACCCATTAGCAGCAGCAACAGTAGGGAAACTATTACGAAGGAGCCTTACTATTGATCATTGGTATAACATTCTGAAGAACGAAGATTGGAAATCTGTGCAACTCAGTGGAGGTATAATGTCTGCTCTGAAGCTTAGCTATGATCAGCTACCCTACAATTTACAACAATGCTTCTCATTTTGTTCTTTATTCCCCGAGAAATATCAGTTCCTTGATGAGGAGCTGGTCCAAATTTGGATTGCACAGGGATTTGTGAAGTGTGATAATTCAAGTAAGACACTTGAGGAGAAAGGATTTGACTATCTAGCTGATCTTGTGAACTTGGGCTTCTTTCAGCAAGTTGAAAGAGAAGAGACCGATCCAAACAGTCAACCTTGCTACATTATGTGTGATCTTATGCATGATCTTGCTAGGGAAGTCTCAAGAACTGAGTTTGCAACTATAGATGGCGTGCAGTACTGTGAGATGCTGCCAACTATACGCCATTTGTCAATAGTAAGTGATTCTGGATATAACACAGATCAGCATGAAAACATACCCCGCAGTAAGAAGCTTGAGAAGAAAATGCTCGCTGGATGTACATCGCTGAGGAAATTGAGGACATTGGTATTCATTGCGCATTATGACATGTTCTTCTACAAATTATTTCAAGATATATTACGACAGGCACATAATTTGCGCCTGCTGCAAATTTCTGCAGCATCTGCTGGTTTAAATCCTTTACTGTGCAGTTCGGTGAATTTCACCCATCTTCGCTACTTAAAAGTTGAAGCTGCTGATGGGCTTGGGGCTCTGCCTCAAATTTTGAGCAAGTTTTGCCATCTTCAAGTATTACATGTTGGCTCATGTACTAAACCTACTATACCTGTCAGGATCGACCATATTGTTGGCTTGCGGCATCTTGTTACAGAAGAGGGGGCATACTCTTCCATTGCTAACATTGGTAACCTGACATCTCTTCAGGAGCTACCCAATTTTGTGGTTCAAAATTCCAGTGGCTTTGAGATAACACAACTCCAGTCCATGAAAGAACTTGTACGACTTGGGGTCTCTCATCTTGAAAATGTTAAAACTCGGGAGGAGGCTTATGGGGCAGGATTAAGAGAGAAACACCACTTGAAAGAGCTGCACTTGTCTTGGGAAGTTGCCTTGTCAGATGATGAATATCGTAGGGACATGAGCTCCTGTACGGATCAGTTGTCAGCAGAGGTTATTGAGGGCTTTGAACCACACAATAACCTAAAGCATCTGTGGATATCTGGCTACAATGGAAATCTCTCCCCAAGTTGGCTTGCCAACAGTATCTCTTTGCAGACTCTTCATATAGAGGGTTGTGGAAAATTGGAAATACTTCCATCTTTTGAGCAGCTTCCGTTCCTTAGAAAGTTGAAGTTGACGGAAATGCCAAGTATGACAGAAGTATCAATTCCTTCGTTGGAGGAACTGGTATTAATTCAAATGCCAAAGTTGGAGCGGTTTTCCTGCATTTCCACTAAGGACTTGAACTCAAATTTAAGGGTTCTGAAGATTCAGAGATGTCCTGCAATGAATATCTTTCCTCTATTTCAGAGCTCCCAGAAATTTAAAATCGAGCAGAAGTCATGGTTGCCCAGTCTGAGGGAACTCACTATCCATGGATGTCCTAATTTACTTGTGTCACATCCCCTTCCTCCATCAACTACCATTTCTAAATTATCCATCGTCGACGTTCCAACACTCCCAAGGATAGAGATATCACCTGGTGACACGTTAACAATTGGATCCAGAAGTGAGGGCTATGATAATTTTGATCCTTCTTCTGATGTGATGACTATACTGGATTGCAAAATTTTGGCATTCCACAACCTGAGGGGCCTCAGATACTTGCGTATAGATGGTTGCCAGAATCTGGTGTCTATTTCTTTCACAGGATTAGGGGAACTTATTTCTTTAAGGAGTTTGGAAATATGTAGCTGTCGAAAGCTTTTCTCGTCAAATGTTATACCAGAGCATACCCGTGAAGATGTGACAGCTGCAAAGTGTAATTCCCTCCCATCTCTAGTCACTCTCAGAATTAAGTGTTGTGGAATAGCAGGAAAGTGGTTATCTTTGATGCTGGGTTATATGCAGGCCCTAGAGGAATTGTTTTTAGAGGACTGCCCGGGGATAACTCAGTTAGCAGAAGAGGAAGAAAACATTCAATCTTATGGTTTCTCATCATCAGGAGATCCAGATGACACATTGCTGACAAGCTCAGCTCAAGATGGAATCTTTTGcctttcactaaatcttatgtcCTCTCTGAAGAAGATATCGATTCGTGAATTCCCACACCAAGTATTTTGCAGGAAAAATGAAGACTTGTCTAGATTTACCTGCCTTGAGAAGCTAACAATTTGGGGATGCCCCAGGCTGCTCTCATCTCTGGTGGATAAATATGAAAATGATGATCAGATGAATGGAAGATGGCTCCTGCCGAAATCACTTGAAGAACTCGAGATCCGTGGCGATTCACCAGGCATGCTGCAGCCCTGTTTTCTGGGCAATCTAACCTGCCTCAAAAAACTACAAGTGTGGTTCAGCCCAAGTCTGAGATCTCTACAGCTGCATAACTGCACGACACTGGAAGAGTTGGTAATTGGAAACTGTGGATCACTTGCTGCGGTAGAAGGCTTGCAATTACTTGGCAGCCTCAAGTATTTCAAAGTATTCAGATCCCCTGGCGTgattccatgtctggagaatctGTCAAGGCAGGGCTATGCTCTATTCCCTGGACTAGAAAGGCTTGTGTTCGATGGCCCCTCTGTCTTTATCATGTCAGTTTGCAAGCAACTCACCTCCCTCCAATACCTACAACTTGAAAATTGGGAGTTTGTAACGAGACTAACAGAAGAGCAAGAGAGAGGGCTTCAGCTCCTGAAATCCTTGCAGGAGCTGGAATTCTGGGATTGCAGTTATGATCTCAAATACCTCCCCGCGGCGTTGCACAGCCTTCCTTCACTCAAGAGATTGAAGATCAGTGGTTGTTTGGGAATCTCGAGGCTGCCGGAACAGGGCCTTCCACTCTCGCTGAAGCAACTGGATATCAGCAATTGCAGCAAGGTGTTCAATGATCACTGCAAGTCTCTAGAAACAGGGAACGTAAAGGTCAACATTGTTGGAAATACACAAACTGCTTAA
- the LOC109739492 gene encoding uncharacterized protein isoform X7, with protein sequence MEDSIGGLAQTILDALSAAQLQAWIHQAGLGHDMEMLEMELEIVDMGYAAVRERLTGNKEPLVRSLARLKDLLYDADDLVDDLDFYRLLDRPTAGGSSDFRKGKGGWWHGLCATMNMIHNCAHQHITVAWDSLQVLGSGHLDESAHVTDRVRDIWSRLNQTGYPSWVTRFNSRRIDSRHAIGVQSVPLIRHLREDTVAPIAEGEYVVLDLRLVAVFIELVDVDDIAAEPSDEVEVEAPNVSVRLVELLLLLGRFELSGEFLDGEHVEDNQQIKNVILVRHEDTPIQSTYADLFIDSPTTDSSDNALGEQEDIFGAVQVHEKSTGDMDIVSSQVGKRRLSAISEHYELVDQDGNDCRVKCIHCGSEPMVGCGLSQSQLRRHIKTVHYENKKRAAEFSNDTHNALREQEDIFGAVLVDKKSRRDINIQSRQGGKMRSPVWKHFVISETDENNRPVKAKCVHCDSELNCGPKHGTSGLKRHIRSAGCTKKKEAADQPLTPSSSADGIENVETVAIGDSHSRKRIRMDDESTCGAKPETHLWNKAGFLQRIKEITRRLQDISGFLSKVLKLHGSDFVASSNRYRSITSDQHLRTSSVVPRKVYGRVTEKDYIIKFMTEDKPDGSYVLPIVGSAGVGKTALAQLVYNDPTIAEHFEQRIWVSVSNNFDELRLSREILDCVSQQTHAGLCSFAKLQEVLKMHITSKRVLLILDDVWDDFNFRRWSQLLAPLQCNTKGTVILLTTQKLSVAQIVGTVEPIKLRSLPYDDFWLLFKSCAFGDENYERNQNLSIIGLQIVKKLKGNPLAAATVGKLLRRSLTIDHWYNILKNEDWKSVQLSGGIMSALKLSYDQLPYNLQQCFSFCSLFPEKYQFLDEELVQIWIAQGFVKCDNSSKTLEEKGFDYLADLVNLGFFQQVEREETDPNSQPCYIMCDLMHDLAREVSRTEFATIDGVQYCEMLPTIRHLSIVSDSGYNTDQHENIPRSKKLEKKMLAGCTSLRKLRTLVFIAHYDMFFYKLFQDILRQAHNLRLLQISAASAGLNPLLCSSVNFTHLRYLKVEAADGLGALPQILSKFCHLQVLHVGSCTKPTIPVRIDHIVGLRHLVTEEGAYSSIANIGNLTSLQELPNFVVQNSSGFEITQLQSMKELVRLGVSHLENVKTREEAYGAGLREKHHLKELHLSWEVALSDDEYRRDMSSCTDQLSAEVIEGFEPHNNLKHLWISGYNGNLSPSWLANSISLQTLHIEGCGKLEILPSFEQLPFLRKLKLTEMPSMTEVSIPSLEELVLIQMPKLERFSCISTKDLNSNLRVLKIQRCPAMNIFPLFQSSQKFKIEQKSWLPSLRELTIHGCPNLLVSHPLPPSTTISKLSIVDVPTLPRIEISPGDTLTIGSRSEGYDNFDPSSDVMTILDCKILAFHNLRGLRYLRIDGCQNLVSISFTGLGELISLRSLEICSCRKLFSSNVIPEHTREDVTAAKCNSLPSLVTLRIKCCGIAGKWLSLMLGYMQALEELFLEDCPGITQLAEEEENIQSYGFSSSGDPDDTLLTSSAQDGIFCLSLNLMSSLKKISIREFPHQVFCRKNEDLSRFTCLEKLTIWGCPRLLSSLVDKYENDDQMNGRWLLPKSLEELEIRGDSPGMLQPCFLGNLTCLKKLQVWFSPSLRSLQLHNCTTLEELVIGNCGSLAAVEGLQLLGSLKYFKVFRSPGVIPCLENLSRQGYALFPGLERLVFDGPSVFIMSVCKQLTSLQYLQLENWEFVTRLTEEQERGLQLLKSLQELEFWDCSYDLKYLPAALHSLPSLKRLKISGCLGISRLPEQGLPLSLKQLDISNCSKVFNDHCKSLETGNVKVNIVGNTQTA encoded by the exons ATTTCAGAAAGGGAAAAGGGGGCTGGTGGCACGGACTATGCGCCACCATGAACATGATCCACAACTGCGCTCACCAACACATCACGGTGGCGTGGGACTCGCTCCAG GTGCTTGGTAGTGGGCACCTCGATGAATCTGCCCATGTAACCGACCGAGTACGAGATATCTGGTCGCGTCTGAATCAG ACCGGCTACCCCTCCTGGGTGACGAGGTTCAATAGTAGGCGCATTGATTCGAGGCATGCAATTG GGGTTCAGTCGGTTCCTCTCATACGTCACCTGAGAGAAGACACAGTGGCGCCGATCGCTGAGGGTGAATATGTCGTCCTTGATTTGCGACTTGTAGCTGTTTTCATTGAGCTGGTTGACGTTGATGATATTGCCGCAGAGCCATCGGATGAAGTAGAGGTG GAAGCGCCCAATGTTAGTGTCCGCTTGGTCGAGCTCCTACTGCTCCTCGGCCGCTTTGAGCTGAGTGGTGAATTCCTCGACGGTGAGCATGTCGAGGACAACCAGCAGATCAAAAACGTGATCT TAGTCAGACACGAGGATACACCCATACAATCTACATACGCCGACCTGTTCATCGACTCCCCTACTACAGATTCGTCAG ATAATGCTTTGGGTGAGCAGGAAGACATATTTGGGGCAGTCCAAGTCCATGAGAAATCGACCGGAGATATGGATATAGTGAGTAGCCAGGTTGGCAAGAGGCGATTGTCTGCAATATCTGAACACTATGAGCTCGtggatcaagatggaaatgattgTCGAGTCAAATGTATTCACTGTGGCTCAGAGCCGATGGTTGGCTGTGGATTGAGCCAATCACAATTGAGGCGCCATATAAAGACTGTACATTATGAGAATAAAAAAAGAGCTGCTGAATTTTCGAATGACACACATAATGCTCTTAGAGAGCAGGAAGACATATTTGGTGCAGTGCTAGTCGATAAGAAATCAAGGAGAGATATAAATATACAGAGTAGGCAGGGTGGCAAGATGCGGTCTCCGGTCTGGAAGCACTTTGTGATATCCGAAACTGATGAAAACAATAGGCCTGTGAAAGCCAAATGTGTTCACTGTGACTCAGAGCTGAATTGTGGACCCAAACATGGGACATCAGGTTTGAAACGCCATATCCGTAGTGCAGGTTGTACAAAGAAAAAAGAAGCAGCTGACCAGCCACTAACCCCTTCAAG CAGCGCTGATGGTATAGAAAATGTTGAAACAGTTGCCATTGGTGATTCACACAGCAGAAAAAGGATTAGAATGGATGATGAGTCAACATGCGGGGCCAAACCTGAAACACACCTTTGGAACAAGGCTGGATTTTTGCAAAGGATAAAAGAAATAACTCGCCGGTTACAAGACATATCGGGGTTTCTGAGTAAGGTTCTCAAGTTACATGGTTCAGATTTTGTTGCAAGCTCAAATCGCTATCGAAGTATAACATCAGATCAACACctaagaacatcaagtgttgttCCAAGGAAAGTTTATGGAAGAGTTACAGAGAAGGACTACATCATAAAGTTCATGACGGAAGACAAACCTGATGGTTCATATGTTCTTCCTATTGTAGGCAGTGCAGGAGTTGGAAAGACTGCTCTTGCTCAGCTTGTATACAATGATCCAACCATCGCAGAGCACTTTGAACAAAGGATATGGGTTTCAGTGTCTAACAACTTCGATGAGCTGAGACTCTCTAGAGAGATCTTAGATTGTGTCTCTCAGCAAACACATGCAGGGCTATGCAGCTTTGCCAAGCTTCAGGAGGTCTTGAAGATGCATATCACATCAAAGAGGGTTCTGCTTATTTTGGATGATGTTTGGGATGACTTTAACTTCCGCAGATGGAGCCAACTATTAGCTCCTTTGCAGTGTAACACAAAGGGTACTGTGATTCTTTTGACAACTCAAAAATTGTCTGTTGCACAAATTGTTGGTACAGTTGAACCAATTAAGTTGCGTAGTTTACCATATGATGATTTTTGGTTATTATTTAAATCATGTGCATTTGGTGATGAGAACTATGAAAGGAATCAAAATCTTAGCATCATTGGATTGCAAATAGTAAAGAAGTTAAAGGGAAACCCATTAGCAGCAGCAACAGTAGGGAAACTATTACGAAGGAGCCTTACTATTGATCATTGGTATAACATTCTGAAGAACGAAGATTGGAAATCTGTGCAACTCAGTGGAGGTATAATGTCTGCTCTGAAGCTTAGCTATGATCAGCTACCCTACAATTTACAACAATGCTTCTCATTTTGTTCTTTATTCCCCGAGAAATATCAGTTCCTTGATGAGGAGCTGGTCCAAATTTGGATTGCACAGGGATTTGTGAAGTGTGATAATTCAAGTAAGACACTTGAGGAGAAAGGATTTGACTATCTAGCTGATCTTGTGAACTTGGGCTTCTTTCAGCAAGTTGAAAGAGAAGAGACCGATCCAAACAGTCAACCTTGCTACATTATGTGTGATCTTATGCATGATCTTGCTAGGGAAGTCTCAAGAACTGAGTTTGCAACTATAGATGGCGTGCAGTACTGTGAGATGCTGCCAACTATACGCCATTTGTCAATAGTAAGTGATTCTGGATATAACACAGATCAGCATGAAAACATACCCCGCAGTAAGAAGCTTGAGAAGAAAATGCTCGCTGGATGTACATCGCTGAGGAAATTGAGGACATTGGTATTCATTGCGCATTATGACATGTTCTTCTACAAATTATTTCAAGATATATTACGACAGGCACATAATTTGCGCCTGCTGCAAATTTCTGCAGCATCTGCTGGTTTAAATCCTTTACTGTGCAGTTCGGTGAATTTCACCCATCTTCGCTACTTAAAAGTTGAAGCTGCTGATGGGCTTGGGGCTCTGCCTCAAATTTTGAGCAAGTTTTGCCATCTTCAAGTATTACATGTTGGCTCATGTACTAAACCTACTATACCTGTCAGGATCGACCATATTGTTGGCTTGCGGCATCTTGTTACAGAAGAGGGGGCATACTCTTCCATTGCTAACATTGGTAACCTGACATCTCTTCAGGAGCTACCCAATTTTGTGGTTCAAAATTCCAGTGGCTTTGAGATAACACAACTCCAGTCCATGAAAGAACTTGTACGACTTGGGGTCTCTCATCTTGAAAATGTTAAAACTCGGGAGGAGGCTTATGGGGCAGGATTAAGAGAGAAACACCACTTGAAAGAGCTGCACTTGTCTTGGGAAGTTGCCTTGTCAGATGATGAATATCGTAGGGACATGAGCTCCTGTACGGATCAGTTGTCAGCAGAGGTTATTGAGGGCTTTGAACCACACAATAACCTAAAGCATCTGTGGATATCTGGCTACAATGGAAATCTCTCCCCAAGTTGGCTTGCCAACAGTATCTCTTTGCAGACTCTTCATATAGAGGGTTGTGGAAAATTGGAAATACTTCCATCTTTTGAGCAGCTTCCGTTCCTTAGAAAGTTGAAGTTGACGGAAATGCCAAGTATGACAGAAGTATCAATTCCTTCGTTGGAGGAACTGGTATTAATTCAAATGCCAAAGTTGGAGCGGTTTTCCTGCATTTCCACTAAGGACTTGAACTCAAATTTAAGGGTTCTGAAGATTCAGAGATGTCCTGCAATGAATATCTTTCCTCTATTTCAGAGCTCCCAGAAATTTAAAATCGAGCAGAAGTCATGGTTGCCCAGTCTGAGGGAACTCACTATCCATGGATGTCCTAATTTACTTGTGTCACATCCCCTTCCTCCATCAACTACCATTTCTAAATTATCCATCGTCGACGTTCCAACACTCCCAAGGATAGAGATATCACCTGGTGACACGTTAACAATTGGATCCAGAAGTGAGGGCTATGATAATTTTGATCCTTCTTCTGATGTGATGACTATACTGGATTGCAAAATTTTGGCATTCCACAACCTGAGGGGCCTCAGATACTTGCGTATAGATGGTTGCCAGAATCTGGTGTCTATTTCTTTCACAGGATTAGGGGAACTTATTTCTTTAAGGAGTTTGGAAATATGTAGCTGTCGAAAGCTTTTCTCGTCAAATGTTATACCAGAGCATACCCGTGAAGATGTGACAGCTGCAAAGTGTAATTCCCTCCCATCTCTAGTCACTCTCAGAATTAAGTGTTGTGGAATAGCAGGAAAGTGGTTATCTTTGATGCTGGGTTATATGCAGGCCCTAGAGGAATTGTTTTTAGAGGACTGCCCGGGGATAACTCAGTTAGCAGAAGAGGAAGAAAACATTCAATCTTATGGTTTCTCATCATCAGGAGATCCAGATGACACATTGCTGACAAGCTCAGCTCAAGATGGAATCTTTTGcctttcactaaatcttatgtcCTCTCTGAAGAAGATATCGATTCGTGAATTCCCACACCAAGTATTTTGCAGGAAAAATGAAGACTTGTCTAGATTTACCTGCCTTGAGAAGCTAACAATTTGGGGATGCCCCAGGCTGCTCTCATCTCTGGTGGATAAATATGAAAATGATGATCAGATGAATGGAAGATGGCTCCTGCCGAAATCACTTGAAGAACTCGAGATCCGTGGCGATTCACCAGGCATGCTGCAGCCCTGTTTTCTGGGCAATCTAACCTGCCTCAAAAAACTACAAGTGTGGTTCAGCCCAAGTCTGAGATCTCTACAGCTGCATAACTGCACGACACTGGAAGAGTTGGTAATTGGAAACTGTGGATCACTTGCTGCGGTAGAAGGCTTGCAATTACTTGGCAGCCTCAAGTATTTCAAAGTATTCAGATCCCCTGGCGTgattccatgtctggagaatctGTCAAGGCAGGGCTATGCTCTATTCCCTGGACTAGAAAGGCTTGTGTTCGATGGCCCCTCTGTCTTTATCATGTCAGTTTGCAAGCAACTCACCTCCCTCCAATACCTACAACTTGAAAATTGGGAGTTTGTAACGAGACTAACAGAAGAGCAAGAGAGAGGGCTTCAGCTCCTGAAATCCTTGCAGGAGCTGGAATTCTGGGATTGCAGTTATGATCTCAAATACCTCCCCGCGGCGTTGCACAGCCTTCCTTCACTCAAGAGATTGAAGATCAGTGGTTGTTTGGGAATCTCGAGGCTGCCGGAACAGGGCCTTCCACTCTCGCTGAAGCAACTGGATATCAGCAATTGCAGCAAGGTGTTCAATGATCACTGCAAGTCTCTAGAAACAGGGAACGTAAAGGTCAACATTGTTGGAAATACACAAACTGCTTAA